A single region of the Brachypodium distachyon strain Bd21 chromosome 3, Brachypodium_distachyon_v3.0, whole genome shotgun sequence genome encodes:
- the LOC104583698 gene encoding E3 ubiquitin-protein ligase RNF181, giving the protein MSAAISSPLVVETASPGVDADGDDAIRNTARAIYRAAMEMFGPEASRRVFEDMETELMLLDDSDDDEPTAPLRPVVVDPTSATAVANLRRVKFEDGARSSSAEGCAICLQDYKEGDELTEMPCSGGHRFHRQCILEWLARRRSCPLCRHLLPGQERDTPMLL; this is encoded by the coding sequence ATGTCGGCCGCCATTAGCAGCCCTCTGGTGGTGGAGACGGCGTCACCTGGTGTCGACGCCGACGGCGATGATGCCATCAGGAACACGGCTCGTGCTATCTACCGTGCGGCGATGGAAATGTTTGGCCCAGAAGCGTCGAGGCGCGTTTTTGAAGATATGGAGACGGAGTTGATGCTTCTTGATGattccgacgacgacgaaccAACGGCGCCGCTCCGGCCGGTCGTCGTCGACCCCACATCGGCCACGGCGGTCGCAAATCTCCGGCGGGTGAAATTCGAGGACGGCgctcgcagcagcagcgcggaGGGGTGCGCCATCTGCCTCCAGGACTACAAGGAGGGCGACGAGCTGACCGAGATGCCGTGCTCGGGCGGGCACAGATTCCACCGGCAGTGCATCCTCGAGTGGTTGGCCCGTCGACGTTCCTGCCCGCTCTGCCGCCATCTGCTGCCCGGCCAGGAGCGAGATACACCAATGTTACTTTGA